From a region of the Candidatus Limnocylindrales bacterium genome:
- a CDS encoding phosphoadenosine phosphosulfate reductase family protein — MTAERVRHILGLSGGKDSAALAVYLRDRIPEMEYIFTDTQKELPETYEYLAKLEAYLGKPIARLNADRGFDHWLEVHGNYLPSPRSRWCTRVLKLVPFERYVGDGPVVTYIGIRADEDRDGYISTKENITARFPFKEDGIKKADVLRILDEAGLGLPDYYKWRSRSGCYFCFFQRKNEWLGLKGNHPELFEEAKSYEKTDLESGKRYTWQQNESLEELENESRARKIRDGEARKRTTSKGTTLVSILGEAIEPQEDDDESSCLICHL; from the coding sequence ATGACCGCGGAGCGGGTTCGGCATATTCTTGGATTATCGGGTGGAAAGGATAGCGCGGCATTGGCGGTGTATTTGCGCGACCGAATCCCCGAGATGGAGTACATCTTTACCGATACCCAGAAGGAGCTTCCGGAAACCTACGAGTATTTGGCTAAGTTGGAAGCGTATCTTGGAAAACCGATAGCTCGCCTGAACGCCGACCGCGGTTTTGATCATTGGCTTGAGGTTCACGGCAACTATCTCCCATCTCCGAGAAGCCGTTGGTGTACCCGAGTGCTGAAGCTAGTCCCCTTCGAGCGTTACGTGGGAGACGGCCCCGTCGTAACCTACATCGGCATACGCGCGGATGAAGACCGCGACGGATACATCTCTACAAAGGAGAACATCACGGCGCGCTTCCCTTTCAAGGAAGACGGTATCAAGAAAGCTGACGTTCTCAGAATTCTGGACGAAGCCGGGCTGGGGCTTCCTGATTATTACAAATGGCGTTCGCGGTCTGGTTGCTACTTTTGTTTCTTCCAGCGGAAAAACGAGTGGTTGGGGCTGAAGGGCAATCACCCGGAGCTGTTCGAGGAAGCCAAGTCGTACGAGAAGACCGATCTGGAATCGGGGAAACGATATACCTGGCAACAGAACGAAAGCCTTGAAGAGCTGGAAAATGAAAGCCGCGCGCGGAAGATCCGCGACGGAGAGGCACGTAAGAGGACCACGTCAAAGGGCACAACTCTCGTGTCGATCCTCGGAGAAGCGATCGAGCCACAGGAAGACGACGACGAATCTTCCTGTTTAATATGCCACTTGTAG